The sequence CGGCATGGGCATGGCCCTGAGCCTCGGCTACATCCCCGGCTTTGTGGTTGACCTGTTCGGTACCCCTGAGCAGCGCGAGAGATATGTCCGGCCCATGATAGAGGGCAGATATATCTCCGCCATAAGCGTCACCGAGCCCGACAGCGGGAGCGACATAGGGAGCATGAAGACGACCCTCGAAGAGAGAGACGGCCATTTTTCAATCACCGGCTCGAAAGTTTTCACCACCAACGCGGGCTACGCCGATTTCTACACCCTCCTCGCGAAGGACGCCAACGGCCTCACTGCCCTTGTCTTCGATAAAGAGACGATCGACGCGAACGGTCCCGGACGCTTCGAGATCAACGACCTCGGAAGGAAGATGGGGATCAACACCACCACATCGGGAGAACTCGTCTTCAGCGACTTCCGCATTCCCAAGGATTCAATAGTCGGCGCCCGCGGCAAAGGCACGAGAATGGTGCTCGACGGGTTCGAGCTCGGCAGGATCGTGATCGCGGCACAGGCATTCGGCAGCATGCTCTACGGCTACGAGAGGGCCGTGGAACATGGAAAGAAACGAAAGCAGTTCGGCAAGGCAATCATCAAATTTCAATCCATCGAGCACGAGCTCGTGGATATGTATGTGGAAATCGAAAAATGCCGCGCCCTTCTTTACAGAGCGGCATGGCTCTACGACAGGAAAGATCCGGAGTCGAAAAAATACTCGTCCATGGTCAAGCTCACCATACCGGAAAGCGCGATCCGGATATTGAATCAATCGATCGATATCCTCGGGGGCTACGGCTATATGCGGGACCAGGGGCTCGAGGGGGCGCTGAGGGACGTGAGGATCACCTCCATTTACGAGGGCACTGGAAAAATCCAGAAGAACGGTATCGCGCGGCTGCTCTATTGATCCGCCCCACTCACGGAAAATCTTTTGATTGGGTAAGAGGGCTTTCGCTCCCTTCCCTTACACTTTGAACATCTGCACCGTTTTTTCGAGGTCCTCCGCGAGGCTTGAAAGTCCGGCGGCTGCGTCGGTGATTTCCGTGGAGGAGGTTCGGGTCTCTTTCGTCACATCCGAAATATTATTAATGTCTTTCGCGATTTCATCAGTGGTGGCGCTCATCTCCTCGATAGAGCTCGCAGTCTGCTGGACACTGTCATAGAGGCTGTCAATGCTGCTGATGATATCCTTAAGCGCGTCCTGGGCCTGGGAAGAAAAAAGGACGCCTGATTCAACATTGCCTTTTACCTGGTCCATGGAGCTGACCGTCTTCTCCACGCCGTCCTTGACTGTGGTGATCATGCTCCCTATCTCGGTGGTCGAGGAAGTCGTCCTTTCCGCGAGTTTCTTTACCTCGTCGGCCACGACGGCAAACCCCCTCCCGTGTTCTCCTGCCCGGGCCGCCTCGATCGCCGCGTTCAAGGCGAGAAGGTTCGTCTGGTCCGCGATGTCATTTATAGTGATCACGATATTTCCGATCCTGTCCGATTCCTGCCCCAGTTTTCTCACGAATTCCGAGACGGTGTCTACCGTCTCGGCGATCAGGTTCACCTCCCGGATGGCATTCTGAACGATATCCTGACCACCTTTCGCGATTTTTACCGTCTCTCCCGCTGATTCGGCGATCGTATTCGAGTTTTTCGCGATGTCGTCCGTGGCCTGGCTCATCTGGGTTGAGGCGGTGGCGACCTGGGTGGCCATGTCAACCTGGTGCGCCGCGCCGCTCGAAAGACTA comes from Syntrophorhabdaceae bacterium and encodes:
- a CDS encoding acyl-CoA dehydrogenase family protein: MDLDIGSDLKDVETAVREFCEKELDQEHLHLLEDGHSYPRELYARIGELGFIGVGFAEEIGGSGYGAMGHVVAVSRMCRRLPGMGMALSLGYIPGFVVDLFGTPEQRERYVRPMIEGRYISAISVTEPDSGSDIGSMKTTLEERDGHFSITGSKVFTTNAGYADFYTLLAKDANGLTALVFDKETIDANGPGRFEINDLGRKMGINTTTSGELVFSDFRIPKDSIVGARGKGTRMVLDGFELGRIVIAAQAFGSMLYGYERAVEHGKKRKQFGKAIIKFQSIEHELVDMYVEIEKCRALLYRAAWLYDRKDPESKKYSSMVKLTIPESAIRILNQSIDILGGYGYMRDQGLEGALRDVRITSIYEGTGKIQKNGIARLLY